From Planococcus halocryophilus, the proteins below share one genomic window:
- a CDS encoding O-acetylhomoserine aminocarboxypropyltransferase/cysteine synthase family protein codes for MTNLKPETLLLHGGQQVDPTTGSRGVPVYKTTSYVFKDTQHAQDLFGLKDVGNIYSRIMNPTVDVFEQRVALLEGGTAAVALSSGMAAIAFSILNIAEAGDEIIADSSLYGGTYNLFANTLPRYGITTKFVDATNPENFKAAITDKTKALFGEIIGNPSLNVFDVEKVAEIAHAHGLPLLIDNTFASPYGSNPIEFGADVVIHSATKWIGGHGTTIGGVAVDAGKFNWNNPRFPNYTEPDETYHGLRYGIDVPDAAFATKLRVQLLRDFGPSLSPDSAHALLQGLETLHLRIPKHNSNAQIIAEYLKQHPQIEWVNYLGFEDHPSHQIAKKYLKNDGYGSIVNFGIKGGREAGRKVIDNIKLWSHVANVGDAKSLIIHPASTTHQQLNDEELKSSGVTEELIRLSVGLENAEDLIADLEQAIQVTVLENV; via the coding sequence ATGACAAACTTAAAACCAGAAACATTATTATTACACGGTGGACAACAAGTAGATCCAACAACTGGATCGAGAGGTGTACCGGTTTATAAAACAACTTCTTATGTTTTTAAAGATACGCAGCATGCACAAGATTTATTTGGTTTAAAAGATGTTGGAAATATTTACTCACGTATTATGAATCCGACAGTGGATGTGTTTGAACAGCGAGTAGCGTTATTAGAAGGTGGGACTGCAGCAGTTGCTCTTTCTTCAGGAATGGCAGCAATCGCCTTTTCTATTTTGAACATTGCAGAAGCCGGGGATGAAATTATAGCGGATAGCAGTCTTTATGGTGGTACTTATAATTTATTTGCCAATACATTGCCACGTTATGGCATCACAACTAAATTTGTAGATGCGACAAACCCAGAGAATTTTAAAGCAGCCATTACAGATAAAACAAAAGCATTATTTGGGGAAATTATCGGTAATCCGAGCTTGAACGTCTTTGATGTAGAAAAAGTAGCAGAAATTGCTCATGCACACGGATTGCCATTATTGATCGATAATACATTTGCTTCACCATATGGCAGCAATCCAATTGAGTTTGGAGCAGACGTAGTCATTCATTCAGCTACAAAATGGATTGGTGGACATGGGACGACAATTGGTGGAGTGGCAGTAGATGCTGGAAAATTCAATTGGAATAATCCACGCTTCCCGAACTATACAGAACCGGATGAAACTTACCATGGACTGCGTTATGGCATTGATGTACCGGATGCTGCCTTTGCGACAAAACTACGCGTTCAATTATTGCGTGACTTTGGCCCGTCATTAAGCCCTGATAGCGCCCATGCTTTGTTGCAAGGGTTAGAGACTTTGCATTTACGTATTCCAAAGCACAATAGCAACGCTCAAATTATTGCAGAGTACTTAAAACAACATCCGCAAATTGAGTGGGTCAATTACCTAGGATTTGAAGATCATCCTTCTCATCAAATTGCGAAGAAATACTTGAAAAATGATGGTTATGGATCGATTGTCAATTTTGGTATTAAAGGTGGACGAGAAGCCGGACGTAAAGTAATCGACAACATTAAGCTTTGGTCTCATGTAGCTAATGTTGGCGATGCGAAATCGCTTATCATCCATCCTGCCTCTACTACACATCAACAATTAAACGATGAAGAACTGAAATCATCAGGCGTAACAGAAGAGTTAATCCGACTGTCTGTGGGATTAGAAAATGCAGAAGATCTAATTGCTGACTTAGAGCAGGCAATCCAAGTAACCGTGTTAGAAAACGTATAA
- a CDS encoding helix-turn-helix domain-containing protein encodes MYMTVQETAAFLSMPEEQVNRYVLEGRIRAVHDGEQYMINTSQFGTHFQQLEQAKLALEEWRATPIPDDVDIKDED; translated from the coding sequence ATGTATATGACAGTCCAGGAAACTGCAGCTTTTTTGTCCATGCCTGAAGAACAAGTCAACCGTTATGTGTTAGAAGGCCGTATTCGCGCAGTCCATGACGGAGAGCAATACATGATCAACACTTCTCAATTCGGCACACATTTTCAGCAGTTGGAACAGGCTAAATTGGCGTTGGAAGAATGGCGCGCTACCCCGATACCAGATGACGTGGATATTAAAGATGAAGATTAA
- a CDS encoding YIP1 family protein gives MKERVTKMVGKMVTLNDASFRSFLELPKTQLVSNLLLFIVGLGYGAISIASNASYISSFDSALLQNFMVPAIFILFGLLMSFITKIGLALLLWAGSKGLGGKGLLRDINRATPVALLPGLLGAPYLAEVGNGHPMVYMLLVVGIIWMYLVCVKIIKTTQNFTPVKAYVAALAAFAFLASVYYLIIPPA, from the coding sequence ATGAAAGAAAGGGTGACTAAAATGGTCGGAAAAATGGTTACATTAAATGATGCATCTTTTCGGTCATTTTTAGAATTACCGAAAACTCAATTGGTGAGCAATTTGCTATTGTTCATTGTTGGTTTAGGCTATGGCGCGATTTCAATCGCGTCAAACGCCTCATACATATCAAGTTTCGATTCGGCTTTGTTGCAAAATTTTATGGTTCCGGCAATTTTCATCCTATTTGGTTTGCTAATGTCGTTTATTACAAAAATCGGCTTAGCGCTATTGCTTTGGGCAGGTTCCAAAGGTCTTGGGGGAAAAGGGCTGTTGCGGGATATTAATCGAGCGACACCAGTAGCGCTGTTGCCAGGTCTTCTCGGCGCTCCTTATTTAGCAGAAGTAGGAAACGGACATCCAATGGTATATATGCTGTTGGTAGTCGGAATTATATGGATGTATCTAGTGTGCGTTAAAATCATTAAAACAACTCAAAATTTCACACCTGTTAAGGCTTATGTGGCAGCGTTGGCGGCATTCGCTTTTTTAGCGAGTGTTTACTATTTAATCATACCGCCAGCATGA
- the liaF gene encoding cell wall-active antibiotics response protein LiaF: MPHFSTNKQAFLILSALFLIFVEAAFFENGSVFLILLGIGTIYYALKNKVKYRRSYFWAGTFLIGISILSMWSLRLMVFSLAVYLLLRLWKGNDWLQTAPIYEATDKGLIQNKVLSTQSTPIEAYEWKDIHVQGFVGDILVDTTQTVLPKKTSLISIRQGFGKIQVVVPYEVPVRVFYSTLLGESRFFNGDKKRIINGTIHVEDGYPIDEGSKVELIVSVTTWMGDVEVIRR; the protein is encoded by the coding sequence ATGCCGCATTTTTCAACAAACAAACAAGCATTTCTTATTTTGAGCGCCTTATTTTTAATTTTTGTAGAAGCTGCCTTTTTTGAAAATGGCAGTGTGTTTTTGATTCTTCTTGGTATCGGAACCATCTACTATGCATTAAAAAACAAAGTGAAATACCGCCGTTCTTATTTTTGGGCAGGTACTTTTCTAATCGGGATTTCCATTTTGTCGATGTGGAGTTTACGCTTGATGGTGTTTAGCCTAGCCGTATATTTGTTGCTTCGTTTATGGAAAGGCAATGACTGGCTTCAAACAGCTCCTATTTATGAAGCAACTGATAAAGGACTTATTCAAAACAAAGTGCTATCTACACAAAGTACACCAATAGAAGCATATGAATGGAAAGACATACATGTCCAAGGATTTGTCGGGGATATTTTAGTGGATACGACGCAAACGGTACTGCCTAAAAAAACATCACTCATTTCTATTCGTCAAGGTTTCGGGAAAATCCAAGTTGTTGTTCCTTATGAAGTTCCTGTACGCGTTTTTTATTCAACACTTCTTGGTGAATCCCGCTTTTTCAATGGGGACAAAAAACGCATTATTAACGGAACCATTCATGTAGAAGATGGCTATCCAATAGACGAGGGCAGCAAAGTTGAATTGATCGTCTCTGTGACTACTTGGATGGGAGATGTCGAGGTGATTCGTCGATGA
- a CDS encoding sodium:solute symporter family transporter: MEAQNWQLTNPILGLAVVGATFLLFYIVGFLSNRKSSSAQDLYTGGGNVGAFTNGLAMASTYMSLATFLGITALILKLQVPFIMLWIQLILAIPLITIIYGTSLRRMGAFSPTHFIRDRYGVTASIIAALFMILVSVMYALGQMIGIAITFETLLGIPYLTGLFVFGIIIVGYITIGGMAGATNNAAIQMVIIALMFIIPLGAIMKAIGATGWYFPPLFYADMVPAMMDALPTFFDYQFSTKWYFSIIPALTIGALGLPHLAMRVYTASNLKSARSAMVWFAFILGLVFSATYAMGFVGVYATTTQGLVISEGDADKLTIILNLVYNPEWVTALVIAGAISAGLSTLSGNLLAIGALISQDIIATLKPNIPQRLSLRIGFVAIFAGGLLSILLAIEPPAFLVVSILWAFGLAGVTNAPLIIVGVWWKEANKFGAIAASIGAGAIYIIVSPFVFPSIVLTGHAVTDGMGLSGAMLAVPISFILLIVVSYITNRMPSLQNKLTKQSDIELIERIHGWKDIKSYRYNSVLGAGVTVVVSAAVAIWALMPWGM, from the coding sequence ATGGAAGCACAAAACTGGCAGTTAACCAATCCAATTCTCGGTTTAGCGGTTGTGGGAGCGACTTTTTTACTATTTTATATCGTTGGGTTTTTATCCAATCGGAAAAGTTCATCAGCCCAAGATTTATATACGGGTGGCGGGAACGTCGGAGCTTTCACTAACGGTTTAGCGATGGCATCAACGTACATGAGTTTAGCAACATTTCTCGGAATTACAGCATTGATTCTTAAATTACAGGTGCCATTTATTATGCTTTGGATTCAATTGATTTTGGCAATTCCATTAATCACTATTATCTATGGAACTAGTCTTCGCCGGATGGGTGCGTTTTCTCCTACTCACTTTATCCGTGATCGTTACGGCGTGACAGCTTCTATTATTGCAGCTCTTTTCATGATTTTAGTTTCTGTTATGTATGCTTTAGGACAAATGATTGGAATCGCGATTACATTCGAAACATTATTAGGAATTCCCTATTTAACTGGACTTTTTGTTTTTGGAATTATTATCGTAGGATATATCACAATCGGTGGTATGGCTGGAGCAACAAATAATGCCGCGATTCAAATGGTTATTATCGCTTTAATGTTCATCATTCCACTTGGTGCGATTATGAAAGCAATCGGAGCGACAGGCTGGTATTTCCCACCTTTGTTCTATGCTGATATGGTTCCGGCAATGATGGACGCGTTGCCAACTTTCTTTGACTACCAGTTTTCTACTAAGTGGTATTTCTCTATTATCCCAGCTTTGACAATCGGAGCTTTGGGTCTACCTCACTTGGCTATGCGTGTCTACACAGCGTCCAACCTGAAAAGTGCACGCTCGGCCATGGTTTGGTTCGCCTTTATTCTTGGACTAGTGTTCTCAGCAACTTATGCAATGGGCTTTGTAGGCGTTTATGCAACAACTACTCAAGGTCTAGTCATTTCAGAAGGAGATGCGGATAAATTAACCATTATCTTGAACTTGGTTTACAATCCAGAATGGGTAACGGCACTTGTTATTGCAGGAGCAATTTCAGCAGGACTATCGACTTTGAGCGGAAATTTACTGGCGATTGGTGCCTTGATTTCCCAAGATATTATCGCTACCTTAAAGCCGAATATTCCTCAGCGTTTAAGTCTGCGTATCGGATTTGTCGCTATTTTTGCAGGTGGATTGCTCAGTATCTTGTTGGCAATCGAACCGCCAGCTTTCCTAGTTGTTAGTATTCTTTGGGCATTCGGTTTAGCCGGAGTCACAAACGCACCACTAATTATTGTTGGAGTTTGGTGGAAAGAAGCCAATAAATTCGGTGCCATTGCTGCTTCTATAGGTGCGGGTGCCATTTACATTATTGTGTCGCCATTTGTTTTTCCAAGTATCGTCTTAACGGGACATGCCGTAACGGATGGAATGGGCTTGTCAGGGGCAATGCTAGCTGTACCAATCAGCTTTATCTTGTTAATAGTTGTTTCTTATATCACAAACCGTATGCCGAGTCTTCAAAATAAATTGACGAAGCAATCGGACATTGAATTAATTGAACGCATCCATGGTTGGAAGGATATCAAATCCTATCGTTATAACAGTGTCCTTGGTGCCGGCGTAACAGTCGTCGTTTCTGCAGCTGTTGCGATATGGGCTTTAATGCCTTGGGGGATGTAG
- the mbcS gene encoding acyl-CoA synthetase MbcS, which translates to MEFKDLIAPEQYNITSELEAYKEDTERLAIRWLDSEGNREDLSYKELIGKMNQYAQALLKLGIEKGDRMLIILPRIPEAYITYLACLRAGIVAIPCSEMLRKKDLVYRMHHSGAKGIVAHYKTTAETNSIDEELDALKNKLIIGGKEEGWQSFEELAENETSKFEAVPTHREDMAFLSYTSGTTGNPKGVVHVHGWGYAHVRTAATKWLGVKSGDMVWATAAPGWQKWIWSPFLSTITLGATAFVYNGPFDALKYLDLLKTEEINVLCCTPTEYRIIAKVENLDSYKLPALRSAVSAGEPLNRQVIEAFRQAFDLNVRDGYGQTENTLLVGTLQDMEVKAGSMGKPTPGNPVDIVNDEGQPTAIGEVGDIAVHRDCPALFREYYQDPERTKAAFRGDWYLTGDQASRDEDGYFWFEGRSDDIIISSGYTIGPFEVEDALMKHEAIQECAVVAAPDEIRGNIVKAYVVLRNAQDFSDKDALVKQLQDHVKEITAPYKYPRVIEFLEELPKTASGKIRRVELRKLNA; encoded by the coding sequence ATGGAATTCAAAGATTTAATTGCACCAGAACAGTATAATATCACTTCGGAATTGGAAGCGTACAAAGAAGACACTGAGCGCTTGGCTATTAGATGGTTAGATAGCGAAGGCAATCGCGAAGATCTTTCTTATAAAGAGCTCATCGGTAAAATGAATCAATACGCTCAAGCTTTGCTAAAGCTGGGGATTGAAAAAGGGGATCGTATGCTAATTATTCTTCCGCGTATTCCGGAAGCGTATATTACGTATTTAGCTTGCTTACGTGCGGGAATCGTAGCGATACCGTGTTCTGAAATGCTTCGAAAAAAAGATTTGGTTTACCGGATGCATCATTCTGGGGCAAAAGGAATAGTGGCACATTACAAAACCACTGCTGAGACCAATTCCATTGACGAAGAATTGGATGCATTAAAGAATAAGTTGATTATTGGTGGTAAAGAAGAAGGTTGGCAGTCTTTTGAGGAGCTGGCAGAAAATGAAACATCAAAATTTGAAGCTGTGCCAACTCATCGTGAAGATATGGCGTTCTTGTCTTATACATCAGGAACAACCGGCAATCCAAAAGGCGTAGTACACGTTCATGGGTGGGGTTATGCCCATGTCCGGACAGCAGCAACAAAATGGCTTGGCGTTAAAAGTGGCGATATGGTTTGGGCAACGGCAGCTCCGGGGTGGCAAAAGTGGATTTGGAGTCCATTCTTGTCGACGATTACACTTGGAGCCACGGCTTTTGTTTATAACGGACCATTTGATGCGTTGAAATACTTGGATTTATTAAAAACTGAAGAGATTAATGTTCTTTGCTGTACGCCGACAGAATATCGGATCATAGCAAAAGTAGAAAATCTCGATTCCTACAAATTGCCAGCACTAAGATCGGCAGTGTCTGCCGGAGAACCTTTAAATCGACAAGTCATTGAAGCCTTTCGACAGGCATTTGACCTCAACGTCCGCGATGGCTATGGACAAACAGAAAACACCTTACTTGTTGGAACACTTCAGGATATGGAAGTTAAGGCAGGTTCGATGGGGAAACCAACACCGGGAAATCCGGTCGATATCGTCAATGATGAAGGACAACCGACAGCAATTGGGGAAGTAGGAGATATCGCCGTTCATCGCGATTGTCCAGCATTATTCCGAGAATATTATCAGGATCCCGAGCGGACAAAAGCTGCGTTTCGTGGTGATTGGTACTTAACAGGAGACCAAGCATCGCGCGATGAAGATGGCTACTTCTGGTTTGAAGGAAGAAGTGATGACATTATCATCAGTTCAGGTTATACCATTGGACCTTTTGAAGTTGAAGATGCATTAATGAAGCATGAAGCAATTCAAGAATGTGCTGTGGTTGCTGCACCTGATGAAATTCGGGGCAATATCGTCAAAGCTTATGTTGTGTTGCGAAATGCTCAAGATTTTTCGGATAAAGATGCGTTAGTTAAACAATTACAAGACCATGTGAAAGAAATCACAGCGCCTTATAAGTATCCGCGTGTCATTGAATTTCTAGAAGAACTGCCAAAAACAGCTTCGGGCAAAATTCGCCGCGTCGAGTTGAGAAAACTAAATGCATAA
- a CDS encoding sensor histidine kinase, translating to MRQILPRSLFFITLFALIVFSILFALLGLPSLKSWAVLWQDFIAGLPLGIWLVVLMLALSVGISWWTESLSRSKVQEIEEIFQALLRNEDNTVVQAANMKTLPRNLSSSILKLQKLLETQRKSLTRIANERAETQDQIIQERLIMERQRLARELHDSVSQQLFAASMLLSSMTESEDAQPGLLQTEKMVQQAQLEMRALLLHLRPAALHDKSLRQGLFELVSELKEKVYFTIDHKLEEVPLQKGAEDHLFRIAQETLSNTLRHSKATEVHILFVERDHFAILRIQDNGIGFESEQSKSTSYGLKHIEERAIEIGATSKIVSVPSEGTIVEVKVPIERKKTDDSNLISG from the coding sequence ATGAGACAAATACTTCCACGCAGTTTATTCTTTATTACGCTGTTTGCTTTAATTGTCTTTAGCATTTTATTTGCTTTACTTGGCTTGCCTTCACTTAAGAGCTGGGCTGTTTTATGGCAAGATTTTATCGCGGGATTGCCGCTTGGCATTTGGTTAGTGGTTCTTATGCTTGCTTTGTCTGTCGGTATCTCGTGGTGGACTGAATCGTTATCACGCTCAAAAGTACAAGAAATCGAAGAAATTTTCCAAGCACTTTTACGTAACGAAGACAACACCGTAGTTCAAGCAGCGAACATGAAAACTTTGCCACGGAATTTATCTAGCTCTATTTTAAAACTGCAAAAGCTTCTGGAAACGCAGCGTAAAAGTTTAACGCGGATTGCCAATGAACGGGCCGAAACACAAGACCAAATTATTCAAGAGCGTTTGATCATGGAACGACAACGACTGGCAAGAGAATTGCATGACTCTGTTTCGCAACAACTTTTTGCTGCTTCAATGTTGTTGTCGTCTATGACAGAAAGCGAAGATGCACAACCCGGGCTGTTGCAAACAGAAAAAATGGTGCAACAAGCTCAATTAGAAATGCGTGCCTTGCTTTTGCATTTACGTCCAGCTGCTCTTCACGACAAGAGTTTGCGTCAAGGTTTGTTTGAATTGGTTAGTGAACTGAAAGAAAAAGTGTATTTTACGATTGATCATAAATTAGAAGAAGTGCCTTTACAAAAAGGGGCGGAAGATCATTTGTTCCGTATTGCACAAGAAACTTTATCAAATACATTGCGCCATTCGAAAGCCACTGAAGTTCATATTTTGTTTGTCGAGCGAGATCATTTCGCAATCTTGCGCATACAAGACAACGGCATTGGATTTGAAAGCGAACAATCCAAATCGACTTCTTATGGCTTAAAGCATATCGAAGAACGCGCTATCGAAATCGGAGCGACAAGCAAAATCGTTTCTGTCCCTTCTGAAGGCACCATTGTAGAAGTAAAAGTTCCGATTGAAAGGAAGAAAACTGATGATTCGAATCTTATTAGTGGATGA
- a CDS encoding PspA/IM30 family protein, with product MTTLWERLKFAVATDVDAIVAKKEEKNPLALLNRYITEAENQTTATGKWVERQAQLNDKLEKELAEASAMLDKRQSQSDLAQISGEEDLADFAEMEVQTYTARVKTLQNNLDENIAELTGLEHRYEEMKHKVKDMKVKQLQLMGKENATRAHYQMDKLLSPELVAERIGSFEDMTSYITTLGTKVEERHERSAMERRLESLEKKSANQKELV from the coding sequence ATGACAACTTTATGGGAACGTTTAAAATTTGCAGTAGCAACTGATGTGGATGCCATCGTCGCAAAAAAAGAAGAAAAAAACCCACTGGCCTTGCTCAATCGCTATATTACAGAAGCAGAAAACCAAACAACGGCTACAGGAAAATGGGTCGAACGCCAAGCCCAATTAAATGATAAACTAGAAAAAGAATTGGCTGAAGCTTCTGCTATGCTTGATAAGCGCCAAAGTCAATCCGACTTGGCACAAATTTCAGGTGAAGAAGATCTTGCTGACTTTGCAGAGATGGAAGTTCAAACTTATACTGCACGTGTAAAGACTTTGCAAAACAACCTCGATGAAAACATTGCGGAACTGACAGGTTTAGAACATCGCTACGAAGAAATGAAACACAAAGTAAAAGACATGAAAGTAAAACAACTTCAATTAATGGGCAAAGAAAACGCTACTCGTGCGCATTACCAAATGGACAAACTACTGAGTCCTGAACTTGTTGCAGAACGAATTGGCTCTTTTGAAGATATGACTTCGTACATTACGACACTGGGTACGAAAGTTGAAGAACGTCATGAACGCTCAGCGATGGAACGCCGTCTCGAATCTTTAGAGAAAAAAAGCGCAAATCAAAAAGAACTTGTTTAA
- a CDS encoding mechanosensitive ion channel: MNDIGNSFRGVGNTIIDYIPNVLGALLLLLVAWIVATVVRAIFTKGLKKAGADRAMVKGHMAKTKEDADSILDSIGKILYYLIFILFIPSVLQALDMNNVAQPISNMMDKLLAFLPNLFMAIIILVIGYFVAKFVKNLVFSLLTAINIDKWFNKFTNKPSGTTGTTRMDAGDKATLANVLANTVFVIVLIPILTIALETLNIRSISEPIVNMLNQVLNMIPNIFVAIILILVGVLIAKFVGDLLISLLNGTGINRFSTYLNIDKTKTPSFDIANIIGKVVQAIIIIFFTVEAMNVLQLDVLNGIGEAVIAYLPLLISSLIILGLGLIGGSLLGNYVKQASGNRLMGAVVKYVIIVIAVFMTLDQLNFATNIVNLAFLFIIAGLAVAFAISFGIGGRDFAKRQLEKFETKMEKENDKPDL, translated from the coding sequence ATGAATGACATTGGCAACTCTTTTAGAGGAGTTGGAAACACGATTATCGACTACATTCCAAACGTTTTAGGGGCATTATTATTATTACTTGTCGCATGGATTGTTGCAACGGTTGTACGGGCTATTTTTACTAAAGGCTTGAAAAAAGCAGGTGCAGATCGTGCCATGGTCAAAGGCCATATGGCAAAAACAAAAGAAGACGCAGACAGCATACTGGATTCTATAGGGAAAATTCTTTATTACCTAATCTTCATTTTGTTTATTCCGAGCGTTCTGCAAGCTTTGGATATGAACAATGTAGCACAGCCAATTTCAAACATGATGGATAAGCTATTGGCGTTCTTGCCAAATCTCTTCATGGCTATTATTATCCTTGTAATTGGTTACTTTGTTGCTAAGTTTGTAAAAAATCTTGTGTTCAGTCTTTTAACAGCCATTAACATTGATAAGTGGTTTAATAAGTTTACTAACAAACCAAGTGGCACGACAGGAACAACAAGAATGGACGCTGGAGACAAGGCGACATTAGCAAATGTTTTAGCTAATACAGTCTTTGTTATCGTCTTAATTCCGATATTGACAATTGCGTTAGAAACATTGAATATTCGTTCTATCTCTGAACCCATTGTAAACATGCTCAATCAAGTTCTGAACATGATTCCAAACATCTTTGTAGCGATCATCCTTATTCTAGTGGGTGTCTTAATCGCTAAATTCGTGGGAGATTTGTTGATTAGCTTATTAAATGGAACAGGGATTAACCGCTTCTCAACATATTTGAATATCGATAAAACAAAGACACCAAGTTTCGATATTGCCAATATTATTGGTAAAGTTGTGCAAGCGATTATCATTATCTTCTTTACTGTAGAAGCGATGAACGTACTGCAACTAGATGTATTAAATGGAATTGGTGAAGCAGTAATTGCATACTTGCCGCTTCTCATTAGTTCATTAATTATTCTAGGTCTTGGCTTGATTGGTGGTAGCTTGCTTGGAAACTATGTAAAACAAGCTTCTGGCAATCGTCTTATGGGAGCTGTTGTGAAATACGTAATTATTGTAATTGCCGTATTCATGACGCTTGATCAGTTGAACTTTGCGACAAACATCGTTAACTTGGCCTTCCTGTTCATTATCGCTGGACTTGCAGTCGCATTTGCAATTTCCTTCGGTATAGGTGGGCGCGATTTTGCTAAGCGTCAACTTGAAAAATTTGAAACAAAAATGGAAAAAGAAAACGATAAGCCGGACCTTTAA
- the metX gene encoding homoserine O-acetyltransferase MetX: MKTVSVGSLTLDSTKTINNVELAYERLGDKNAPVILVCHALTGDQHTVGTEQNPGWWAGLVGPGMPVDTTVFQVITFNVLGGCHGSTGPLSVNPLSGAPYKADFPTLTIRDMVRAEYQALKKLGIKKVAAVIGGSLGGMKTLEWGRTYPEFIGAIFPLAVTPYYSDYGVAFNHIGIVAIENDKDFNGGNYKDASLLKGFEVARMAGMVTYRSGKMFNQRFGRSGNDSEFNVQSYLNYQGKKLAGRFDANSYLVLLKAMNTHDIEGAVLEVPVYSLSFTHDLLYPNELMVPWLEKQTNTAWKIIETDFGHDGFLIEFEKWGGFIEEKLKSLIVPELIR, from the coding sequence ATGAAAACAGTATCCGTTGGCTCATTAACCTTGGACTCAACTAAGACGATAAACAATGTAGAACTTGCATATGAACGTCTCGGAGATAAAAATGCTCCTGTTATTCTGGTTTGTCATGCGCTAACTGGAGATCAACATACAGTTGGCACAGAGCAAAATCCAGGTTGGTGGGCGGGACTAGTTGGTCCGGGGATGCCAGTGGATACGACTGTTTTTCAAGTGATTACTTTTAATGTGTTAGGCGGTTGTCATGGATCGACGGGACCTTTATCGGTCAATCCTTTAAGTGGGGCACCATACAAAGCTGATTTCCCAACCCTGACGATACGTGATATGGTCCGAGCAGAATATCAAGCGTTAAAAAAACTAGGAATTAAGAAAGTGGCTGCAGTAATCGGGGGGTCACTTGGGGGGATGAAAACCCTAGAGTGGGGAAGAACTTACCCGGAATTTATCGGAGCGATTTTTCCGTTAGCCGTTACTCCGTATTATAGTGACTATGGAGTAGCATTTAACCACATTGGGATAGTAGCAATTGAAAATGATAAAGATTTTAATGGCGGGAATTACAAAGACGCTAGTTTGTTAAAAGGATTCGAAGTAGCTAGAATGGCTGGTATGGTTACTTATCGGAGTGGCAAAATGTTCAATCAGCGTTTTGGGCGGAGCGGTAATGATAGCGAATTCAATGTACAGTCGTATTTAAATTATCAAGGAAAAAAATTAGCAGGTCGTTTCGATGCGAATAGTTATTTAGTGTTGTTAAAAGCAATGAATACACATGACATTGAAGGTGCAGTTTTAGAAGTTCCGGTATACTCTTTATCATTTACACATGATTTACTTTATCCGAATGAACTGATGGTTCCATGGCTTGAAAAGCAAACTAATACAGCTTGGAAAATCATTGAAACGGATTTTGGTCATGACGGATTTTTGATAGAGTTTGAAAAATGGGGAGGCTTTATAGAAGAAAAGTTAAAAAGCCTTATAGTGCCGGAGCTTATAAGGTAA
- a CDS encoding response regulator transcription factor, translating to MIRILLVDDHEMVRIGVSAYLQSQKDMEVIGEATNGQEAVQMALNLRPDLILMDMVMPIMNGAEATKAIIDQWPEAKIMIVTSFLDDDKVYPALQAGAVSYILKTSKASRIADSIRETMNGTPVLEPEVMTKMMKQMRHERVLHDELTEREMEILLLLARGLTNQEVSDQLFIAVKTVKTHVSNILAKLEVHDRTQAVIYAFQHKLIVPPK from the coding sequence ATGATTCGAATCTTATTAGTGGATGACCATGAAATGGTACGCATAGGGGTCTCAGCTTACTTGCAGTCTCAAAAGGATATGGAAGTTATAGGAGAAGCCACAAACGGACAAGAAGCTGTCCAAATGGCGTTAAATTTACGACCCGATTTAATTTTAATGGATATGGTGATGCCTATTATGAATGGGGCAGAAGCGACAAAAGCCATCATTGACCAGTGGCCAGAAGCTAAAATTATGATTGTCACAAGTTTTTTGGACGATGATAAAGTATATCCTGCACTTCAAGCGGGAGCGGTCAGTTATATCTTAAAAACCTCAAAAGCTTCACGGATTGCCGATTCGATTCGAGAAACTATGAACGGTACACCGGTTCTCGAACCAGAAGTAATGACCAAAATGATGAAACAAATGCGTCATGAACGAGTTCTTCACGATGAGTTAACTGAACGTGAAATGGAAATTTTGCTGCTACTCGCACGCGGTTTAACCAATCAAGAAGTTTCCGATCAATTGTTTATTGCGGTCAAAACAGTTAAAACGCATGTCAGCAATATTCTCGCGAAACTCGAAGTTCATGACCGAACTCAAGCCGTCATTTATGCATTTCAGCATAAACTGATTGTCCCTCCTAAATAA